GGTGATTATTAAATGGCAAATCAACCAATATTTATCCTTCCTGAAGGAACTGAAAGATATTCAAAAAGAGACGCTTTAAGAATGAATATCACAGCTGCTAAAGTATTAGCAGGTATTGTAAGAACAACATTAGGTCCTAAAGGAATGGACAAGATGTTAACAAGCTCATTAGGTGATGTAACCGTAACAAATGACGGTGCAACCATCATGAGAGAAATGGAAATCAATCAGCCTGCAGCAAGAATGCTCGTAGAAACCGCTAAAAAACAAGAAGACATAGTCGGTGACGGAACCACTTCCGTTGTTGTCATTGCAGGTGAATTATTATCTAAAGCTGAAGAGTTATTGGATGACGGAATCGCAACATCAATCGTTGTAAAAGGATACAGAAATGCAACCAAAAAAGCTGTTGAATTATTAAAAGAAATTGCAATTGATGCTGACGATGAAGAAACCCTTAAGAAAGTGGCTGTAACCGCAATGAGCGGTAAAGGTTCAGACTATGCAAAAGAACACTTGGCCGACCTTGTTGTCGAAGCCGCCTTAAGAATCAAGGAAGACGGAAAATCAGACATCGACAACATCAACATCCAAAGGGTTTCAGGTGACTCCGTGGAAGATTCATTCCTTGCTGAAGGAATCATCCTCGATAAGTCCCCAGTATCCAAAAACATGCCAAGAGATGTTCGTGACGCTAAAATCGCAATAATGAAATATCCTATTGAATTGAAGAACACTAACACTGACACTAAAATTGACATCACAAGCCCGGACCAGTTTGAAGCATTCCTCAAACAAGAGGAAGACATGATCAAAGAGCTAGTGAATAAAGTAATCGACTCCGGCGTTAATG
This is a stretch of genomic DNA from Methanobrevibacter thaueri. It encodes these proteins:
- the thsA gene encoding thermosome subunit alpha, with amino-acid sequence MANQPIFILPEGTERYSKRDALRMNITAAKVLAGIVRTTLGPKGMDKMLTSSLGDVTVTNDGATIMREMEINQPAARMLVETAKKQEDIVGDGTTSVVVIAGELLSKAEELLDDGIATSIVVKGYRNATKKAVELLKEIAIDADDEETLKKVAVTAMSGKGSDYAKEHLADLVVEAALRIKEDGKSDIDNINIQRVSGDSVEDSFLAEGIILDKSPVSKNMPRDVRDAKIAIMKYPIELKNTNTDTKIDITSPDQFEAFLKQEEDMIKELVNKVIDSGVNVLFCQKGIDDMAEHYLKKAGIMAFKRVKKSDMERIEKATGAKLVTDIDDLSEDKLGKAGHVYLDKIFDHELTLIEECDNPKASSIILRGSTRYVTEQIARALDDALGVVAATIEEGKVLIGGGACEIDLVKQLREYGETVSGREQLAILKYAEALEVIPRTLIENAGLDTINLIADLKAAHEDNPFIGINVFEGKVVDMKEAGVIEPLRVKIQALQSAGEASEMILRIDDMIAARNALNSTGPDESGNDASGMPPMPGAGGMGGMPPMM